The Leptodactylus fuscus isolate aLepFus1 chromosome 5, aLepFus1.hap2, whole genome shotgun sequence genome segment TCATATCTGATGGGGGTTTGGAGTTGGTCAGGAAGTCACCAGATTTGGGCCTTTCCACTATAACCTCATCTGCTATACTGACAAGTACAGTCACTGTGGTGGATAATGGAGGATTCCCCTGATCACTGATAGAAATGACAAGTTGTTGCCCCATGTTCTCGCTCTCCTGTAATCCTCTTACAGTTCTGACCTCTCCTGTGTGTTTGGACACTTGGAATGATGAATAACTGATGGGGTCAATGAGAGTAAAGACCAACCAGGCATTGTGACCAGAGTCCAGATCCACTGCCGACAGTTTTGTCACCAGATATCCGGCACTTGTAGACTTTGGGATCCTCTCTTGGACAATGAGGTCCTCAGAGTGTTCTGGATACAGCAGAGAGGGGGGATTGTCATTTGTATCCAGAATGAAGATAAAGACGGGAACAGTAGAAGATAAGTGCGGAGATCCTGAGTCTTCTACCTTTATGGTGATGTGTAAAACCTGGATCTGCTCATAGTCAAAGGAGCGCTGAGCATATATATTCCCATCACTAGAACGGATGTAAACATaggaggagacagaggagccGTCAATCTGACTCTCCACTATGGAGTAAACCAGATCAGAATTAACCCCTTCATCTAGGTCAGTAGCAGATACTGTACATAGAAGAGTCCCGGGGTCGGTGTTCTCCTTAATGAAAGCATTATAAGTagactgtgtgaagagcggaGCATTATCATTAATATCTGACACACTGAGGGTGACGCTTGTTTTACTGTATAGAGGGGGAGACCCTAAATCACCGGCTGTCAGCTCTATAGTGTATTGGGGGGTTTCTTCTCTATCCAGATTCCCATCTGTCACCAATGCATAACGGTTCTGATGGGATCTTATTCTAAAAGGCACATTTGGTGATAAGTCCAGTCTTATTTCTCCATTCTTTCCAGAATCCTCATCTTTTACATTAATAAATCCAACAACAGCTCCAGATGGGGCATTTTCTGGAATATTATTAGATACTGATGTAAATGTGATTTCTGGAGGATTATCATTAACATCTTCTACTTCTACCTGAACTATGCATTTTCCCTGTAATTTTGGAAATCCTTTGTCTTCTGCCTTAATAGATAATTCATAGAAGCTCTGCTCTTCATAATCCACCAGTCCATCCATATAAATTTCCCCAGTATTTTCATTCAAAGCAAACAACTGTCTAGCAGACTTAGATGTGTGGCCATCATAGGAATACTGAATCTCCCCATTTGCTCCGTCATCCTGATCCGTTGCGTTCAGTGTTAATATGACAGTTCTCAATGGCAGATTCTCCCTAATACTGatcttatatactgactgattgAAGACTGGAGGATTATCATTAATATCTAATACAACTATTGTTATTCTGCAGGTCCCTGATCTGGCCGGTTCTCCTCCATCTATAGCTGTGAGAATCAGGTTATGTTCTTGCTTTTCTTCTCTATCTAAAACCTTTTCTAGTATCAGCTGAGGGATGAGCGTTCCATCCTTACGACTCTTCACAGACAATGAGAAATAAGGATTTGTattcagtgtatactgactgacacCATTCACACCAATATCTAAATCCTCTGCAATCTCCAAAGCAAACCAAGCCCCAGGACTTGTTAATAATTCTGTTATTTCGATAATATGATCATTTGATGAGAATGTGGGAGAATTATCATTAATATCCAGAATCTCTATTTCTAGACTATAAAGCTCCACAGGATTCTCAGCCACAACCTCTATCTGCAGTAAACAGCTGGGACTAGATCCACACAGGCTCTCCCTATCAATCCTGTCCTTCACAACCAAGCCTCCATTTGCCGGATTTACACTGAAATATTTCTGGTATttttccgatctcagatgtatccTGCGCTGAGAGATCTCTGCACGTCTGATCCCCAGATCCTGAGCTACATTTCCTACCAATGTCCCCGGCTCAGACTCCTCAACAATAGAATAACGCAGCTGCCCCGAGACCCAGCCCCAGCTACAAAGGAGAAAGGAGCAGACTACTTGCCATTTCCAGCACTGACAAAAGCCTCTGATGTCCATATCTTAAATGATTGTCTTGATATTTGATGTCATGTAGTTCCTGTGTAATCCAAGATGCATGAGGGTTATGATGTTATCTGTCTGAATCCCCAAAAATGTAATCCATGCAAAGAGAAGAATCATCCGCAGGGCTCTCATCGGAGCAGCAGCTCTTCTTTGTGTGCGAGAGGCGATGGGAGGGTGAATCACTGAGCCAGGGGGAGGAGAGCGCAGAGCTGACATGTACACATTCTCCAGTATTACTGACACACAGGACTATAGGACAAGTCTACCCTCTACTGGCCAATAGTGAGAATACAGCAAGTAAGGAGAACAATAATATAGGTAGAATGTTCTCCTGCCATGAGCATGTTGTGTATACCCCCAGTACAAAACACCTTGCACTACAAGATTACATTTTAGATAATAATGAAATAGAAATGGAAACCGTCATCACACAAATACAGGTTCAGTTCTCATAGGAATATGTAGAACATACGTACATGTGCAATAACAGGTTTCCATATTTTCAATGTAgtattatacaattatttatatttctattttataATACGTTAAAACCTGAACACTGTAAATTATCAATATATAGACTAACTATTGTGTAATATTATATCAAAGATCATAAGTCAAGAGAAATGTCTTCATATATGATATAAGTAAGGAGCGTATACTGTTTAtgataatagtatatagtgattGAGCAGGAGACTCTTGCACATTCTTGATATACCAATGAATGGAGGGAAAATATTCAGTACATGGCAGAGAAAACACCAAATAATAAGAGATCAGGTCTTGATTTGTGGAGACATATTCCAGGTCAGTCCATGGATACCTCTTACACTCCTGTGCTTTTTACAATTGTTTGTACTTTATATCTATGAATACCAATACGTTGGACTATTCCTACTAATCACAATAGAAGTCCTGTTCTATATTACAGAAAAGTATTACAATAGATGCTAAGATGTCTTAAAAACTTTAAGTTAATGGATGTTATCCTAGAGACTGGGAATGGATACTACACAAAGACATAGATCAGACGCGTacgttttctctctgcatttttctagtGGAATAGTGGACAAAAACCTCCAACGGAGATCGAGCGTAGAGGTGGGAGTTCTTCTTTACTGATTAGCCAGGCTCCTGTGATAGAAGTATATAGAAGAAGCTGACTATTCGGCATCCCTGACTATAAaacaatgttgttgtttttttaacttattttggAGATTATAGAAAAGATAGTACCTGCACTGTCCTTTCAGCATGAAGAGATGGTACTTGCTCTAGCTGTGCTGACTGGATTGATAACAAATCAAATATCAAGATGAACATTTAGAAGAGAATCAGATAAGAATCGATAATTATTCAGGGAAATGAGTATAAGATTAAAGTATATAGTAGAAATGTTACTGGGAGTGCAAAAATGGAATGTTGTGTTATTGCTGAAGGAATTTTAAACATAACATATTCAAAAGCAATCCAAAATTGTACATCACGTGATCAGCCTTCCACATGTCTATGCCCAGAGTTCTGAGAGCTGTCTACACTACAACATCAGAAATATATCGGAAATATTTTTATCATACAAAAATATTCACAGTAATTATTGTCTCAACAAACTAAGATTATTATGTTATAACTAGCTCATGTTACTGTATGAGAAGACACCGACCCTGCCAATAATACCGCTATAAAATCAGAAAGGAGGAACAGCACATACATAATGTCAAGCCGTAGGTTAGAATTGATCATCCTTGTAGAGCACAGAACAGATCAAACCTTCAATATAATGGTAAATTTCTCCAATGTAGACACCATCAATTATAAATTAGAAGAACTTTGAGTTCTTGAACAtctaattttcatttttaatccTATGTTGCATAAGTTCTAACTGGGACCAAATTTACAAAACATATAACAGTGTCCAATATCAGTCAAGCACCATGTTAGTACTGTTTTTACCATATGTGTTAGTCAGACTACTGAGAACCATCACATGACATATCACCTACAAACTCcatcaattaccagtcagaggtTCATCATTCTATAGAGACCccttaagggatcctatcatacaacccttttttttctgactaacacatcggaatagccttaagaaaggctattcttctcctacctttcgttgtcttctccgcgccgccgttctgtaggaatctgggttcttctcggtatgcaaatgagttctctcgcagcactgtgccagcaaccattttcttgtggcctgtgggcatgcgcagtctgctctgcctgaggtctgaggcctagaagttacaagttaCCACCGGAAgatgaggatgaagaggacgctgctgacgaagatggaggcggtgctggagagagttctctcgcagcattggggacacccccactgctgtttgagtgctggggccttcccccactgctgcgagagaactcatttgcataccaacatgAGATGGGATGCCTACggaacggtggcatggagaagacaacaaaatgtaggagaagaatagcctttgttaaggctattttgaagtgttactcagaaaaaaaagggtttgtatgataggatccctttaataaaacaatATTTCAACATTCTAATAAGAGCCGTTTATATCAATATATTATAGATTTTCATGTTTTCAGATTAGGCATCAAAATTTGACAGTGTATGATTTTATAGTACCATGACTTACATTATTTGGATCATTCAGTGAATCCCCCTCAGTTGAGACTTCTTGATAAACATCCTTTAGCTGAGGGTACTGTAATGGCTGCACAATACTGAAATCTTGTAGTTCTGGGGCTGGGGGTAAATTAGTTTGGTAACTCTGCCCCTGGGATCCTGGAGGAACCATCCTGACCTCCATGTATTTTAGGGTCCCGTCTGTGTTGAGGTACAGAGCCGGCTGATACTGATCTGTGTACGCTTTGGATTGGGATCCACCAAGAAAACAACAACTACTGCTGTAGTCATAAGTGTCCTTCCTCAGACATCTCACCAATAATATCATGAAGGTGACAAGTGACACTAAGCTGATGGCCACCagggaaatgatcaaatacagaGTCATATCTGATGGGGGTTTGGAGTTGGTCAGGAAGTCACCAGATTTGGGTCTTTCCACTATAACCTCATCTGCTATACTGACAAGTACAGTCACTGTGGTGGATAATGGAGGATTCCCCTGATCACTGATAGAAATGACAAGTTGTTGCTCCATGTTCTCGCTCTCCTGTAATCCTCTTACAGTTCTGACCTCTCCTGTGTGTTTGGACACTTGGAATGATGAATAACTGATGGGGTCAATGAGAGTAAAGAACAACCAGGCATTGTGACCAGAGTCCAGATCCACTGCCGACAGTTTTGTCACCAGATATCCGGCACTTGTAGACTTTGGGATCCTCTCTTGGACAATGAGGTCCTCAGAGTGTTCTGGATACAGCAGAGAGGGGGGATTGTCATTTGTATCCAGAATGAAGATAAAGACGGGAACAGTAGAAGATAAGTGCGGAGATCCTGAGTCTTCTGCCTTTATGGTGATGTGTAAAACCTGGATCTGCTCATAGTCAAAGGAGCGCTGAGCATATATATTCCCATCACTAGAATGGATGTAAACATAGGAGGATACAGAGGAGCCGTCAATCTGACTCTCCACTATGGAGTAAACCAGATCAGAATTAACCCCTTCATCTAGGTCAGTAGCAGATACTGTACATAGCAGAGTCCCGGGGTCGGTGTTCTCCTTAATGAAAGCATTATAAGTagactgtgtgaagagcggaGCATTATCATTAATATCTGACACACTGAGGGTGACGCTTGTTTTACTGTATAGAGGGGGAGACCCTAAATCACCGGCTGTCAGCTCTATAGTGTATTGGGGGGTTTCTTCTCTATCCAGATTCCCATCTGTCACCAATGCATAACGGTTCTGATGGGATCTTATTCTAAAAGGCACATTTGGTGATAAGTCCAGTCTTATTTCTCCATTCTTTCCAGAATCCTCATCTTTTACATTAATAAATCCAACAACAGCTCCAGATGGGGCATTTTCTGGAATATTATTAGATACTGATGTAAATGTGATTTCTGGAGGATTATCATTAACATCTTCTACTTCTACCTGAACTATGCATTTTCCCTGTAATTTTGGAAATCCTTTGTCTTCTGCCTTAATAGATAATTCATAGAAGCTCTGCTCTTCATAATCCACCAGTCCATCCATATAAATTTCCCCAGTATTTTCATTCAAAGCAAACAACTGTCTAGCAGACTTAGATGTGTGGCCATCATAGGAATACTGAATCTCCCCATTTGCTCCGTCATCCTGATCCGTTGCGTTCAGTGTTAATATGACAGTTCTCAATGGCAGATTCTCCCTAATACTGatcttatatactgactgattgAAGACTGGAGGATTATCATTAATATCTAATACAACTATTGTTATTCTGCAGGTCCCTGATCTGGCCGGTTCTCCTCCATCTATAGCTGTGAGAATCAGGTTATGTTCTTGCTTTTCTTCTCTATCTAAAACCTTTTCTAGTATCAGCTGAGGGATGAGCGTTCCATCCTTACGACTCTTCACAGACAATGAGAAATAAGGATTTGTattcagtgtatactgactgacacCATTCACACCGATATCTAAATCCTCTGCAATCTCTAAAGCAAACCAAGCCCCAGGACTTGTTACTAATTCTGTTATCTTGATAATATGGTCATTTGATGAGAATGTGGGAGAATTATCATTAATATCCAGAATCTCTATTTCTAGACTATAAAGCTCCACAGGATTCTCAGCCACAACCTCTATCTGCAGTAAACAGCTGGGACTAGATCCACACAGGCTCTCCCTATCAATCCTGTCCTTCACAACCAAGCCTCCATTTGCTGGATTTACACTGaaatatttttggtatttttctgatctcagatgtatccTGCGCTGAGAGATCTCTGCACGTCTTATCCCCAGATCCTGAGCTACATTTCCTACCAATGTCCCCGGCTCAGACTCCTCAACAATAGAATAACGCAGCTGCCCCGAGACCCAGCCCCAGCTACAAAGGAGAAAGGAGCAGACTACTTGCCATTTCCAGCACTGACAAAAGCCTCTGATGTCCATATCTTAAATGATTGTCTTGATATTTGATGTCATGTAGTTCCTGTGTAATCCAAGATGCATGAGGGTTATGATGTTATCTGTCTGAATCCCCAAAAATATAATCCATGCAAAGAGAATAATCATCCGCAGGGCTCTCATCGGAGCAGCAGCTCTTCTTTGTGTGCGAGAGACGATGGGAGGGTGAATCACTGAGCCAGGGGGAGGAGAGCGCAGAGCTGACATGTACACATTCTCTAGTATTACTGACACACAGGACTATAGGACAAGTCTACCCTCTACTGGGCAATAATGAGAATACAGGAACACAAAATTGGAATGTAGAGTGCAAACACAACAGTGGAAGAATTATTATATTGTTGAGCTTTATATAGACTTTCCAGTACTGTCCATCATAAAGCTCATACATTCAGACCCCCACTAacataatattgatgacttattctataGATGAgccataaaacaaaaaataataattattagttTTATATCCAACTTCTTGTATACTTCGATAGGTGCTGCGCTCCACTGACTCCTGTCCAGTTGAcatgttttctctagcccccaccattgctAAGTAATGCATTCTATTACTTCAACCATTCTCATTCTCATTACTGTCATATGGGCGGTCCTTGGCTGCAGCACACAGACAGGGAGCACTTTCCTGACAGCATAAAGCATATTTGTGATGAAGGTTACAGAAAAGACTGCTTGGGAATGGTAAGGACTAGAAAAAGAAATcaatctgtgccagaatcagtaaagcagcacctattaatagATGGAAAGAGTTAGAGTTCGTGGAGGTGGTGAATTGTCCTCTTTAATAAACTTTTTATTCCCTGTATGAACCATGACAATGTGAGCCTCTGGAATTCTTCTGGATTACAGGTTAGATGTTATGCAGAAAGAAGCCTAATTACATTATACTAAGAGTTTATACAAATATGTACAAACATATTAAGCTTCGTCTCTTATATATTTAAacatgagtttctgtctgtctgttctttatgcccgaccaaacgactagaccgatcttcaccaaatttgtcacacaggtacatcaggtgtccgggaaggttttagacctggTCTCAGCTCTTGAGAACATACAattgctgagatacagtattcacacaaaattacctgcattagccaatagaagcctgcaagtgttttactcatattccaactgcaatacagatGGTGAAATGTCACTTATCAATCAATAGAAGCTCCCAAGCACTTAATATCtttatgcacacagctttactccaggtatctatAACAACCCAGCATTTTTTCTTCACTGCTCTAGGTCAACCTTAAATGGGCAGGATgctgtgaatgacactgtcaaacaaggtcacatacacacagttttactccaggcttCCATAACAACTTGTCTCCTGTGATACCATTCTATCAGATTGCTCTGTAGTCAGTtgccttctttttctctgctatctTTCACTTTTTGTCTTTTGACCATTAAATATATTATGTACACCTCCTGATAGTATACAGACATTGCTTTTGCTTACACAATGCATACAGTCAGCTCTATTAGACACATTGTGCTTACACACAAAACATCAGGTACTATGCTACGTAGTATGTTCCTTTGTGGTCATTGAACAACATTAAACAACGGAACCTTGATAAAAATACATCCTCAATTATAGTGCAGAGGCTCATTGGTATCAAGTTAATACAACAGTAGCGTAAAGTGGTACTAAAGGCAGTAAATACAAAACATCATTTCACATTAGTTTCAGTTTTGGCACCTAAAAATGTTAATATCTTATAACATGATCATATTATGACTTACATTATTTGGATCATTCAGTGAATCCCCCTCAGATGAGGCTTCTTGATAAACATCCTTTAGCTGAGGGTACTGTAAAGGCTGCACAATACTGAAATCTTGTAGTTCTGGGGCTGGGGGTAAATTAGTTTGGTAACTCTGCCCCTGGGATCCTGGAGGAACCATCCTGACCTCCATGTATTTTAGGGTCCCGTCTGTGTTGAGGTACAGAGCCGGCTGATACTGATCTGTGTACGCTTTGGATTGGGATCCACCAAGAAAACAACAACTACTGCTGTAGTCATAAGTGTCCTTCCTCAGACATCTCACCAATAATATCATGAAGGTGACAAGTGACACTAAGCTGATGGCCACCagggaaatgatcaaatacagaGTCATATCTGAGGGGGGTTTGGAGTTGGTCAGGAAGTCACCAGATTTGGGTCTTTCCACTATAACCTCATCTGCTATACTGACAAGTACAGTCACTGTGGTGGATAATGGAGGATTCCCCTGA includes the following:
- the LOC142203146 gene encoding protocadherin gamma-C5-like, with product MDIRGFCQCWKWQVVCSFLLCSWGWVSGQLRYSIVEESEPGTLVGNVAQDLGIRRAEISQRRIHLRSEKYQKYFSVNPANGGLVVKDRIDRESLCGSSPSCLLQIEVVAENPVELYSLEIEILDINDNSPTFSSNDHIIEITELLTSPGAWFALEIAEDLDIGVNGVSQYTLNTNPYFSLSVKSRKDGTLIPQLILEKVLDREEKQEHNLILTAIDGGEPARSGTCRITIVVLDINDNPPVFNQSVYKISIRENLPLRTVILTLNATDQDDGANGEIQYSYDGHTSKSARQLFALNENTGEIYMDGLVDYEEQSFYELSIKAEDKGFPKLQGKCIVQVEVEDVNDNPPEITFTSVSNNIPENAPSGAVVGFINVKDEDSGKNGEIRLDLSPNVPFRIRSHQNRYALVTDGNLDREETPQYTIELTAGDLGSPPLYSKTSVTLSVSDINDNAPLFTQSTYNAFIKENTDPGTLLCTVSATDLDEGVNSDLVYSIVESQIDGSSVSSYVYIRSSDGNIYAQRSFDYEQIQVLHITIKVEDSGSPHLSSTVPVFIFILDTNDNPPSLLYPEHSEDLIVQERIPKSTSAGYLVTKLSAVDLDSGHNAWLVFTLIDPISYSSFQVSKHTGEVRTVRGLQESENMGQQLVISISDQGNPPLSTTVTVLVSIADEVIVERPKSGDFLTNSKPPSDMTLYLIISLVAISLVSLVTFIILLVRCLRKDTYDYSSSCCFLGGSQSKAYTDQYQPALYLNTDGTLKYMEVRMVPPGSQGQSYQTNLPPAPELQDFSIVQPLQYPQLKDVYQEVSTEGDSLNDPNNVSHGTIKSYTVKF
- the LOC142203203 gene encoding protocadherin gamma-C5-like; protein product: MDIRGFCQCWKWQVVCSFLLCSWGWVSGQLRYSIVEESEPGTLVGNVAQDLGIRRAEISQRRIHLRSEKYQKYFSVNPANGGLVVKDRIDRESLCGSSPSCLLQIEVVAENPVELYSLEIEILDINDNSPTFSSNDHIIKITELVTSPGAWFALEIAEDLDIGVNGVSQYTLNTNPYFSLSVKSRKDGTLIPQLILEKVLDREEKQEHNLILTAIDGGEPARSGTCRITIVVLDINDNPPVFNQSVYKISIRENLPLRTVILTLNATDQDDGANGEIQYSYDGHTSKSARQLFALNENTGEIYMDGLVDYEEQSFYELSIKAEDKGFPKLQGKCIVQVEVEDVNDNPPEITFTSVSNNIPENAPSGAVVGFINVKDEDSGKNGEIRLDLSPNVPFRIRSHQNRYALVTDGNLDREETPQYTIELTAGDLGSPPLYSKTSVTLSVSDINDNAPLFTQSTYNAFIKENTDPGTLLCTVSATDLDEGVNSDLVYSIVESQIDGSSVSSYVYIHSSDGNIYAQRSFDYEQIQVLHITIKAEDSGSPHLSSTVPVFIFILDTNDNPPSLLYPEHSEDLIVQERIPKSTSAGYLVTKLSAVDLDSGHNAWLFFTLIDPISYSSFQVSKHTGEVRTVRGLQESENMEQQLVISISDQGNPPLSTTVTVLVSIADEVIVERPKSGDFLTNSKPPSDMTLYLIISLVAISLVSLVTFMILLVRCLRKDTYDYSSSCCFLGGSQSKAYTDQYQPALYLNTDGTLKYMEVRMVPPGSQGQSYQTNLPPAPELQDFSIVQPLQYPQLKDVYQEVSTEGDSLNDPNNVSHGTIKSYTVKF